Proteins co-encoded in one Lynx canadensis isolate LIC74 chromosome C1, mLynCan4.pri.v2, whole genome shotgun sequence genomic window:
- the GNG5 gene encoding guanine nucleotide-binding protein G(I)/G(S)/G(O) subunit gamma-5: MSGSSSVAAMKKVVQQLRLEAGLNRVKVSQAAADLKQFCLQNAQHDPLLTGVSSSTNPFRPQKVCSFL, encoded by the exons ATGTCGGGTTCCTCCAGCGTCGCCGCTATGAAGAAAGTGGTTCAACAGCTCCGGCTGGAAGCCGGGCTCAACCGCGTGAAG GTTTCCCAGGCAGCTGCAGATTTGAAACAATTCTGTCTGCAGAATGCTCAACACGATCCCCTGCTGACTGGAGTATCTTCAAGTACAAATCCCTTCAGACCCCAGAAAGTCTGTTCCTTTTTGTAG